One region of Parambassis ranga chromosome 21, fParRan2.1, whole genome shotgun sequence genomic DNA includes:
- the ndp gene encoding norrin, giving the protein MKPLISVGPPSGLLLVLMCCPLLGLVQSASSSKASDNTHPHLGDTDPDRCMRHHFVETITHPIYKCNSKMVLLARCEGHCSHTTRSDPLISFSSVLKQPFKSTCSCCRPHTSKLKAVRLRCAGGTRITATYRYILACNCEECS; this is encoded by the exons ATGAAACCTCTGATCTCCGTGGGCCCTCCTTCAGGCCTCCTGCTGGTCCTGATGTGCTGTCCTCTGCTGGGCTTGGTCCagtctgccagcagcagcaaagccaGCGATAACACGCACCCGCATCTGGGGGACACAGACCCAGACCGCTGCATGAGGCACCACTTTGTGGAGACCATCACGCACCCGATTTATAAATGCAACTCCAAG ATGGTGTTACTGGCACGCTGTGAGGGCCACTGCAGCCACACGACCCGCTCTGACCCCCTCATATCCTTCAGCTCGGTGCTCAAACAGCCCTTCAAGAgcacctgctcctgctgccggCCGCACACCTCCAAGCTGAAGGCGGTCAGGCTGCGCTGCGCTGGTGGAACTCGCATTACAGCCACATACAGATACATCCTAGCTTGCAACTGCGAGGAGTGTAGCTGA
- the fundc1 gene encoding FUN14 domain-containing protein 1: MAHRDKELEEELYDKVVDLTEYAKRQRWWNRLFGKNSGPVAEKYSVATQIAIGGVSGWCAGYLFQKVGKIAATSVGGGLLLLQIANNSGYIQVDWKRVEKDVNKAKKQLKKGTNQAAPELNTFFEKSTEFVKKNIVVTSGFIGGFLLGLAS; encoded by the exons ATGGCGCACCGCGACAAGG AACTGGAAGAGGAGCTTTACGACAAGGTCGTAGATCTGACAGAGTATGCCAAACGTCAGCGATGGTGGAACCGCCTTTTCGGAAAAAACTCCGGTCCAGTAGCAGAGAAATACTCTGTGGCCACACAGATTGCCATAGGAGGAGTGAGCGGATG GTGTGCAGGTTATCTGTTCCAGAAGGTTGGAAAAATTGCTGCTACATCTGTGGGGGGTGGTCTTTTACTGCTGCAG ATAGCTAACAACAGTGGCTACATCCAAGTGGACTGGAAGAGAGTAGAGAAGGATGTCAACAAAGCGAAGAAGCAGTTAAAGAAGGGAACAAATCAAGCAGCCCCTGAGCTAAATACATTTTTCGAGAAG TCCACAGAGTTCGTGAAGAAAAACATTGTTGTCACAAGTGGCTTCATCGGAGGGTTCCTGCTCGGCCTGGCATCTTAG